A single genomic interval of Bdellovibrio sp. ArHS harbors:
- the recG gene encoding ATP-dependent DNA helicase RecG gives MALRLDTQIQYLKGVGPKLGDLFSRKGLKTLGDLFEFYPRAYEDQRAARNISSLKPGDIVSIKAQVVTVHSINMGRSTRKMYDVVVRDSSGQIHCKYFRVPYKGYFERFKPFTEVRVVGKVIEYRGRIEFHHPDIKDIEPDEETQDALIPLYTEIEGLATAKIMKLVRAAFAQMGEWPDEALPKWILEKYQLIKRQDAIKEIHFPDPARAQQYAEFKSAAQRRIIFDEFFWLELYLASRKTGFQKEGAPQIKNKAEKLKDLEASLPFAMTNAQKRVFAEIKADMEKTHPMHRMVQGDVGSGKTLVSFMAALYAMESGFQSCLMAPTEILAEQHYKNARKALEPLGVRLALLVGKSKASERKQVLAALQAGEVDLIIGTHALIEDEVQFANLGLVIIDEQHRFGVEQRGILKNKGKSPHFLVMTATPIPRTLAMTVYGDLDVSIIDEMPAGRSPIQTRVTYESKRPQALQFMLDQLKKGRQAYIVYPLVEESEKIDLKDAVSEYEKLKTQFPEVRFGLLHGKMKPDEKDQVMTQFRNQEIQVLVSTTVIEVGVDVPNANIMIIEHAERFGLSQLHQLRGRVGRGEFKSFCILIMGYAVSEEGRQRTEMMEKTSDGFKIAEFDLEMRGPGEFMGTRQSGLSGFKLANLVRDMAILQQAREAAFEVLKKDPKLAYLENQKLREELLREHGPAALAGIA, from the coding sequence ATGGCCCTTCGTCTAGACACACAAATACAGTACCTTAAAGGAGTCGGACCCAAGCTCGGAGATCTCTTCTCTCGCAAAGGATTAAAGACTCTGGGGGACCTTTTTGAGTTCTATCCTCGAGCCTATGAGGATCAGAGGGCCGCTCGGAACATTTCCAGTCTCAAACCAGGAGACATCGTCAGCATCAAGGCTCAAGTTGTAACGGTTCATAGTATCAATATGGGACGTTCCACCCGCAAAATGTACGATGTGGTGGTCAGAGATTCATCGGGACAAATTCATTGCAAATATTTCCGCGTTCCTTACAAAGGATATTTTGAAAGGTTTAAACCTTTCACGGAAGTGCGCGTGGTGGGAAAGGTCATCGAGTATCGCGGACGTATCGAGTTTCATCATCCTGACATCAAAGACATCGAACCCGACGAAGAAACTCAGGATGCCTTGATCCCTCTTTACACCGAGATCGAGGGTCTGGCGACGGCAAAAATCATGAAGCTCGTGCGCGCCGCTTTTGCGCAAATGGGTGAGTGGCCGGACGAGGCTTTGCCAAAATGGATTCTTGAAAAATATCAATTGATCAAGCGGCAGGATGCGATCAAAGAAATTCATTTTCCCGATCCGGCACGAGCCCAGCAGTATGCCGAGTTTAAAAGTGCAGCTCAAAGAAGAATTATTTTTGACGAATTCTTTTGGTTGGAGCTTTATCTTGCTTCACGCAAAACGGGTTTTCAGAAAGAGGGCGCGCCTCAGATAAAAAATAAAGCGGAAAAACTTAAAGACTTGGAAGCTTCGTTGCCCTTTGCCATGACCAATGCGCAAAAGCGGGTTTTTGCGGAGATCAAGGCCGACATGGAAAAGACTCACCCTATGCATCGGATGGTGCAAGGGGATGTGGGGAGCGGTAAAACTCTGGTCAGCTTTATGGCGGCACTTTATGCCATGGAAAGTGGTTTTCAATCCTGTTTGATGGCACCGACAGAAATCTTGGCAGAGCAGCATTATAAAAATGCTCGAAAGGCTCTTGAACCTTTGGGGGTGCGTTTAGCCTTGTTAGTAGGAAAGTCCAAAGCTTCTGAAAGAAAACAGGTGCTCGCGGCGTTACAAGCGGGCGAGGTGGACTTAATTATCGGCACGCACGCCTTGATCGAGGACGAAGTACAGTTTGCAAACCTTGGGCTGGTCATCATCGACGAGCAACATCGCTTCGGCGTCGAACAAAGAGGCATTTTAAAAAACAAAGGCAAGTCGCCGCATTTTCTGGTGATGACGGCCACTCCTATCCCACGCACCTTAGCTATGACAGTGTATGGAGACTTGGATGTTTCCATTATTGACGAAATGCCAGCGGGGCGAAGTCCCATTCAAACCCGTGTAACCTACGAAAGTAAGCGCCCCCAGGCTTTGCAATTTATGCTCGACCAATTAAAAAAAGGGCGACAAGCGTACATCGTTTATCCTCTGGTGGAGGAGAGTGAAAAAATCGATCTTAAAGATGCGGTGTCTGAATACGAAAAACTGAAAACCCAGTTCCCCGAGGTGCGCTTCGGGCTTCTGCATGGAAAGATGAAGCCGGATGAAAAAGATCAGGTCATGACACAGTTTCGTAATCAGGAAATTCAGGTCTTGGTTTCAACAACCGTCATCGAGGTTGGTGTGGATGTGCCAAATGCCAATATCATGATCATCGAACATGCAGAACGTTTTGGTCTTTCCCAGCTTCATCAGTTGCGGGGGCGTGTGGGGCGGGGCGAGTTCAAAAGCTTTTGTATTTTGATTATGGGGTACGCAGTTTCCGAAGAAGGTCGTCAACGCACAGAAATGATGGAAAAGACCTCAGATGGCTTCAAAATCGCCGAATTTGACTTGGAAATGCGTGGGCCTGGAGAGTTCATGGGGACTCGTCAATCAGGGCTTTCGGGGTTTAAGCTGGCTAATCTTGTTCGTGACATGGCCATCCTGCAGCAGGCCCGCGAAGCCGCCTTTGAGGTGTTGAAGAAAGATCCAAAATTAGCATATCTGGAGAATCAAAAATTACGCGAAGAACTTTTGCGTGAGCACGGGCCTGCGGCTCTTGCTGGAATTGCGTAA
- a CDS encoding YiiD C-terminal domain-containing protein — MEVDSQELIHILKDKITLYEHLGIEFITFRSHEVHFKVALAKNKNHKGTAFGGSQYAVAVLAAYALVLAGLKERNIPTENIVIAKGEIQYFRPVETDFEVICKFPSPEAEEEFYKVLQSSGKVRGLIESHIVGAGGSLKSSLKGDFVVKL; from the coding sequence GTGGAAGTAGACTCCCAAGAACTCATTCATATTCTTAAAGATAAGATCACTCTTTACGAGCACCTCGGAATTGAATTTATCACTTTTCGCTCTCACGAGGTGCACTTTAAAGTGGCCTTGGCAAAGAACAAAAACCATAAAGGAACGGCCTTTGGTGGCAGTCAGTATGCGGTGGCGGTGTTAGCTGCCTACGCTTTGGTCTTGGCGGGGTTAAAGGAACGAAACATTCCAACAGAAAACATTGTTATCGCAAAAGGTGAAATCCAATATTTCCGTCCTGTAGAGACTGATTTTGAAGTTATTTGTAAATTCCCTTCACCCGAAGCGGAAGAGGAGTTTTATAAAGTTCTGCAGTCGTCGGGGAAAGTGCGCGGGCTTATTGAATCTCACATCGTGGGGGCCGGTGGCTCACTGAAGTCTTCTTTAAAGGGAGACTTTGTCGTTAAACTCTGA
- a CDS encoding S8 family serine peptidase — protein sequence MNRLVKSITTTTVMAAMAASAASAGTVLKLNSGAVDTTKISNNYAASWMMEVQPTEYIVQFKKAITEADKAKMKSQFEVFGYLPDDALVVRGTYAKLLSFKNSHPEIQAVVRYSASYKISNTFDVASIFNKDAVQSVLVTTFKASDAEFVAAKMTALSPQVELQVVDGNSVMALLPRGLVSQVAALSGVEHVQPTPEIESFHFVMDQDLAADVHATAAGDYSDLTGDEPGTRVMKFQAAWAQGFTGRNQIVSMADTGLDSGSASAIHADFAGGVISGYPFGLWSKTWDDPMGHGTHVAGSVMGRGTASNGLLKGGAYEAKMVAEGMWSPMLKNLSVPSKLGDLFAKAQADGASIHTNSWGGARTFGAYDNFAVQVDTWLYDNPDMLVLFAAGNSGADKNKDGRIDANSMASPGTAKNVLTVGASENVVTTGGIQVPISKLRAAKDEWPAEPIYSDYISNNENGLAMFSSRGPTADGRVKPDIVAPGTNILSVKSQQKDASELWGAYNKDYVWSGGTSMATPLTAGAAAVARQVLVEKLNIQKPSAALLKATMIHTAVDMYPGQFGEIGASRGQEILTRRPNSDEGYGRVDVQNIVNLGSKTQFVDNRQGVAQGQEVSYDFTLSREGKLYANLVWTDAPGSANAAQALVNDLDLVLTLPNGQTLSMNDHVNNLEMIEKSGLPAGSYKLTVKGFKVPQGKNGSQAFALVYTATEL from the coding sequence ATGAATCGTCTTGTGAAAAGCATCACAACAACCACGGTGATGGCAGCGATGGCTGCAAGCGCCGCTAGTGCCGGAACTGTTTTGAAGTTGAACAGTGGTGCCGTTGACACTACAAAAATCTCGAACAACTACGCAGCATCTTGGATGATGGAAGTTCAGCCGACTGAGTACATCGTGCAATTCAAAAAAGCGATTACAGAGGCTGATAAAGCCAAAATGAAATCGCAGTTTGAAGTTTTCGGTTACCTTCCAGACGACGCTTTGGTGGTGCGTGGAACTTATGCCAAGCTTTTGAGTTTCAAAAACTCTCATCCTGAAATTCAAGCTGTGGTTAGATATTCTGCTTCCTATAAGATCAGCAACACTTTTGATGTTGCCAGCATTTTCAATAAAGACGCTGTTCAGTCTGTCCTTGTAACCACATTTAAAGCATCAGATGCAGAGTTTGTTGCTGCAAAAATGACGGCCTTAAGTCCTCAAGTAGAACTTCAAGTTGTTGATGGAAACTCTGTGATGGCTTTGCTTCCGCGTGGCCTTGTTTCCCAGGTTGCGGCTTTATCAGGAGTCGAACACGTGCAACCAACTCCAGAAATTGAGTCTTTCCATTTCGTGATGGATCAGGATTTAGCTGCAGATGTCCATGCGACGGCAGCCGGGGACTATTCTGATTTAACGGGCGACGAACCAGGAACTCGTGTCATGAAGTTCCAAGCGGCGTGGGCTCAGGGCTTTACCGGCCGTAATCAGATCGTTTCTATGGCCGACACGGGTTTGGATTCAGGCAGTGCTAGCGCCATCCATGCTGATTTCGCCGGTGGTGTGATCTCTGGTTACCCCTTCGGTCTTTGGTCAAAAACTTGGGATGATCCGATGGGACATGGGACGCACGTTGCCGGTTCCGTCATGGGGCGCGGCACGGCTTCAAATGGTCTGCTAAAGGGCGGAGCTTATGAAGCAAAAATGGTGGCTGAAGGTATGTGGTCACCGATGCTTAAAAATCTAAGTGTTCCATCCAAGTTGGGAGATTTGTTTGCTAAAGCTCAAGCTGACGGCGCCAGCATCCACACTAACTCTTGGGGGGGAGCACGTACGTTTGGTGCCTACGATAATTTCGCGGTTCAAGTAGATACTTGGTTATACGACAATCCGGATATGCTGGTTCTTTTCGCGGCTGGAAACAGTGGCGCGGACAAGAATAAAGACGGTCGTATCGATGCAAACTCCATGGCTTCTCCTGGCACAGCTAAGAACGTTTTGACGGTAGGGGCTTCTGAAAACGTCGTTACAACCGGTGGTATTCAAGTGCCTATCAGCAAGTTGAGAGCCGCGAAGGACGAATGGCCTGCAGAGCCCATCTACAGCGATTACATCTCTAACAACGAAAATGGTCTGGCGATGTTCTCGTCTCGCGGGCCCACGGCAGACGGTCGTGTGAAGCCAGATATCGTGGCTCCAGGCACAAACATCTTAAGCGTGAAGTCTCAACAAAAAGACGCTTCGGAATTGTGGGGCGCTTACAACAAAGACTATGTTTGGTCTGGCGGCACTTCAATGGCAACACCTCTGACGGCGGGGGCTGCAGCTGTGGCTCGTCAGGTGTTGGTTGAAAAGCTCAACATTCAAAAACCTTCAGCCGCATTGTTGAAGGCGACAATGATTCATACGGCTGTGGATATGTATCCAGGTCAGTTCGGTGAAATCGGGGCCTCGCGTGGGCAAGAGATTTTGACTCGTCGTCCAAATTCAGACGAGGGTTATGGTCGTGTAGACGTTCAGAATATCGTAAACTTGGGGTCCAAAACTCAGTTCGTCGACAATCGCCAGGGCGTTGCGCAAGGTCAGGAAGTTTCTTACGACTTTACACTGTCTCGTGAAGGTAAACTCTACGCGAACCTTGTTTGGACGGATGCTCCGGGATCTGCAAATGCAGCGCAAGCTCTAGTAAATGACTTAGACTTGGTTTTGACTCTTCCTAACGGTCAGACGCTGAGCATGAATGATCACGTGAACAACCTTGAAATGATCGAAAAATCCGGCCTTCCGGCTGGATCTTATAAGCTCACGGTAAAAGGCTTTAAAGTTCCGCAAGGTAAGAATGGCTCGCAAGCTTTTGCTCTTGTATACACCGCGACTGAACTCTAA
- a CDS encoding CarD family transcriptional regulator, giving the protein MQTFNVGDNAVYPGYGVVKVVSIEIKEMLGTKTTFYNMQLVDTGLKIMIPTTNVKSAGLRPIISKDEANKVVGILKEKDIKIDNQTWNRRYREYMEKIKTGSVFEIAEVLRDLFLLKADKELSFGERKMLDSARSLLLKELTLATSQEELFMEEEVKAIFGITG; this is encoded by the coding sequence ATGCAGACGTTTAATGTTGGTGATAATGCTGTTTATCCCGGCTATGGCGTTGTGAAAGTGGTTTCTATTGAAATCAAAGAAATGTTGGGAACTAAAACAACATTCTACAACATGCAACTGGTCGACACTGGCTTAAAAATCATGATCCCTACTACGAACGTGAAATCTGCGGGGCTTCGTCCGATCATTTCGAAGGATGAAGCCAACAAGGTCGTTGGAATTCTTAAAGAAAAAGACATCAAAATCGACAATCAAACTTGGAACCGCCGGTACCGCGAGTACATGGAAAAGATCAAAACGGGTTCCGTTTTCGAAATTGCTGAAGTTTTACGCGATTTATTCCTCTTGAAAGCGGACAAAGAGCTTTCTTTTGGCGAGCGCAAGATGCTTGATTCTGCGCGCAGTCTTCTTTTGAAAGAGCTGACTTTGGCGACCAGCCAAGAAGAGCTTTTTATGGAAGAAGAAGTGAAAGCCATCTTCGGAATCACGGGCTAG
- a CDS encoding serine protease, producing MRLFLLLPLFLLACGPQPSQQVVAGLSDSHGVIYGEDTRREVISSGDVAQIAQATAMLIQKFNLTKQDNAWTPRLSTLGKSWPLCEDEKFLDQPLLGFCSGVLIAPDQVLTAAHCVDKKDSCSDTKFVFNWTANKSLQPFKNEDVFHCQNIVKIEHSLSRGTDYAIIQLDRPVPNTKPVQFAKHSLAKGEKVLSLSYPLGLPMKQDVGVVSDNSVEKQTFKVEVDTFAGSSGSPLFDRQGFLVGILSRGQEDFLEDEIYRVRTKGGCIRFNRCASGSCFGGETFLKSSAIDL from the coding sequence ATGAGACTCTTCCTGTTGTTACCCTTATTTCTTCTGGCTTGTGGACCGCAACCTTCGCAACAGGTGGTTGCTGGCCTGTCAGATTCTCACGGGGTTATTTATGGCGAAGACACACGTCGCGAAGTGATTTCCTCAGGAGATGTCGCTCAGATCGCGCAAGCCACGGCTATGCTCATTCAAAAATTCAATCTAACAAAACAGGACAACGCATGGACACCACGTCTTTCGACTCTGGGAAAAAGCTGGCCACTTTGTGAAGACGAAAAATTCCTAGATCAGCCATTGTTAGGATTTTGCAGCGGAGTTCTGATTGCACCCGATCAAGTTCTGACCGCCGCACATTGCGTGGATAAGAAGGACAGCTGTTCAGATACGAAATTTGTTTTTAACTGGACGGCGAATAAATCCTTACAGCCCTTCAAAAACGAGGACGTGTTTCATTGCCAAAACATTGTGAAAATAGAGCACAGTCTTTCTCGGGGAACAGACTACGCCATTATTCAACTGGATCGTCCTGTTCCAAACACCAAACCTGTCCAGTTCGCAAAGCACTCTTTAGCAAAAGGCGAGAAGGTTCTAAGTCTTTCTTATCCCCTGGGTCTGCCAATGAAACAGGATGTCGGTGTGGTCAGTGATAACTCTGTAGAAAAGCAAACTTTCAAAGTCGAAGTGGACACTTTTGCGGGAAGTTCGGGATCTCCCCTTTTTGATCGCCAAGGTTTTCTTGTGGGCATCTTAAGTCGAGGTCAGGAAGACTTTCTGGAAGACGAGATTTATCGAGTGCGCACCAAAGGCGGCTGCATTCGCTTCAATCGTTGCGCCAGCGGGTCTTGTTTCGGTGGCGAAACGTTTCTGAAATCTTCGGCTATTGACCTTTAG
- a CDS encoding HD-GYP domain-containing protein codes for MTTPSYFRIRLSTIRPDKVTSFDIYVLVDQKYILYLRAGDRLSDGKIKNLHRKDTGDSFFVLLEDKQKYRDWVREEMNSSLIDPFEKAAILRESSVALMEDLFENPDVNRALDDSRPIIKDFIDLMENAPEAMGFMISLSGHDFYTYNHSLDVSIYSLGLGKALGYDAKTLEELGVGALFHDIGKRNVSLDILCKKGGLTDAEWEQMKMHPQYGLVILNNHPNISDAVKAACFEHHESWSGNGYPQQIAGEEIHPFARIVAITDTYDAMTTQRSYNVPMTPLDAVSMMKEKLAGRYDPDMLKAMYSVLFKIKVAS; via the coding sequence ATGACGACGCCATCTTATTTTCGTATCCGCTTAAGCACCATCCGGCCTGATAAAGTGACCTCGTTCGACATCTACGTATTAGTGGATCAAAAGTACATTCTCTATCTTCGCGCAGGCGATCGCTTGTCTGACGGAAAGATTAAAAATCTGCACCGCAAAGACACCGGTGATTCTTTCTTCGTTCTTTTGGAAGACAAACAAAAATATCGCGACTGGGTTCGTGAAGAAATGAACTCCAGCCTGATTGATCCTTTTGAAAAAGCCGCCATTTTGCGTGAGTCCTCTGTTGCCTTGATGGAAGATCTTTTTGAAAATCCAGATGTCAACCGCGCCTTGGATGATTCACGTCCCATCATCAAAGACTTTATTGATCTGATGGAAAATGCCCCGGAAGCCATGGGCTTTATGATCTCTTTATCAGGGCATGATTTTTATACTTACAACCACTCTTTGGATGTCAGCATTTATTCACTCGGCCTGGGAAAAGCTCTGGGCTATGATGCTAAAACCTTGGAAGAGCTTGGCGTTGGCGCTCTTTTCCATGATATCGGCAAGCGCAATGTCAGCCTGGATATTCTTTGCAAGAAAGGCGGCCTGACCGACGCTGAGTGGGAGCAGATGAAAATGCACCCTCAATATGGATTGGTGATTTTAAATAATCATCCGAACATCAGCGATGCCGTGAAAGCCGCCTGCTTTGAACATCACGAATCTTGGTCTGGCAACGGTTATCCTCAACAAATCGCGGGCGAAGAAATTCATCCTTTTGCGCGCATTGTGGCGATCACCGACACATATGATGCCATGACCACCCAACGTTCTTACAACGTGCCGATGACTCCTTTGGATGCCGTGAGCATGATGAAGGAAAAACTGGCGGGTCGCTATGACCCCGACATGTTGAAAGCCATGTATTCAGTTCTCTTTAAAATCAAGGTCGCCTCATGA
- a CDS encoding ATP-binding protein gives MNKKRLPWWTWVFPFAVLALGTWASLPFTSIQGIYWIYFPINLAIPMILWWGPRVLIAVFLNGLLAAPLLDLPRPVLYPLYAVPETLEVFMAWMLLKERFKTFSTWKPSPKNITLYSVYGILIPSVVASALIQAIFVFTKFSSAEAFLWNTLVTAIGDMTGAVLLTLPAIILATPFLYRRGLSLFPIDSHPPLRLSYLTKKERLVWLAGLTGSVFLGLSMPFTQTWYVFGITLLLSAAWYGIYAALLMNTLVTMLAVPLPKILGLPWANDPFLLQTPATLLTLCYCSLLTGSAITTLTDKLVKLRETESELKAARDQAEDASQAKSEFLARMSHEIRTPLNSVLGMLELLKETQLSKDQARYLTLFSHAGENLKALINDLLDFSKIEAKALSVENVSYNLHATVRSVFEILQIKAEEKGLHFELQFDDNVPLQQWGDPTRLRQVLFNLIGNALKFTSEGTVKVTVKIVNETGEKISLEVQDTGIGIPREKQAKLFSPFFQADVGISRKYGGTGLGLVISKNLVEIMGGTLEMKSLAGRGTTFRILLPHRPDTTTHLEKKPSPSAAWNTRFPNKRFNILLVDDSEDNRVLIIHYLKNLPFDCDEAVNGQEAVEKFKQKRYDLIFMDMQMPIMTGYKATETIRHWESERKWSHTPIIALTATAVVEDLKRTLASGCDAYVVKPVKKAEIVQILAQSLTTKSPFKEDFSEPPAPTM, from the coding sequence ATGAATAAAAAAAGACTGCCTTGGTGGACATGGGTATTTCCCTTTGCCGTCCTTGCTTTAGGAACATGGGCAAGTCTTCCCTTTACGTCTATTCAAGGCATCTATTGGATTTATTTTCCGATCAATCTGGCTATACCGATGATTTTGTGGTGGGGTCCCCGAGTCCTGATTGCCGTTTTTTTAAATGGTCTTTTAGCAGCTCCTCTTTTGGATTTACCACGGCCCGTCCTTTATCCTTTGTACGCTGTTCCGGAAACACTGGAAGTTTTCATGGCGTGGATGCTTTTAAAAGAGCGCTTCAAAACATTTTCGACCTGGAAACCCAGTCCCAAAAACATCACCCTGTATTCGGTCTATGGAATTTTGATTCCTTCCGTTGTGGCCTCGGCCTTGATTCAAGCCATCTTCGTTTTCACCAAGTTCAGTTCCGCTGAAGCATTTCTTTGGAACACTTTAGTCACGGCAATTGGCGATATGACAGGCGCAGTACTGCTCACCTTGCCCGCAATTATTTTGGCAACGCCGTTTTTGTATCGACGGGGACTTTCCCTCTTTCCGATCGACAGCCATCCGCCTTTACGTCTGTCCTATTTGACAAAAAAAGAACGTCTTGTCTGGCTTGCGGGACTTACTGGCTCTGTTTTTTTAGGCCTGTCTATGCCGTTTACTCAGACCTGGTACGTGTTTGGTATCACGCTGCTATTATCTGCCGCCTGGTATGGAATTTACGCCGCTTTGCTGATGAATACTTTGGTCACGATGCTGGCCGTTCCGCTGCCAAAAATTCTGGGGCTGCCGTGGGCAAATGATCCATTTCTTTTGCAGACTCCTGCAACACTTTTGACTCTGTGCTACTGCTCATTACTGACAGGCTCGGCCATTACAACTTTAACCGATAAGCTTGTCAAATTGCGTGAAACCGAAAGTGAGTTGAAAGCCGCGCGAGATCAGGCCGAAGATGCGTCACAAGCCAAATCCGAATTTTTGGCGCGCATGAGCCACGAGATTCGCACGCCCCTAAATTCGGTTCTAGGAATGCTGGAGCTTTTAAAAGAAACCCAACTTTCCAAAGACCAGGCCAGATATTTGACCTTATTCAGTCACGCTGGTGAAAACCTGAAAGCCTTGATCAATGACCTTTTGGATTTCTCAAAGATCGAGGCCAAAGCTTTGAGTGTCGAAAATGTCAGTTATAATCTTCATGCCACCGTCCGTAGCGTTTTTGAGATTCTGCAAATCAAGGCCGAAGAAAAAGGTCTCCATTTTGAATTGCAGTTTGATGACAATGTTCCCCTGCAACAGTGGGGTGACCCAACGCGCTTACGCCAGGTTCTTTTTAATCTGATCGGAAATGCGCTGAAGTTCACCTCGGAAGGTACTGTCAAAGTTACAGTGAAGATCGTCAATGAAACCGGCGAAAAAATATCGCTTGAAGTACAAGACACCGGCATCGGCATCCCCCGGGAAAAACAGGCAAAACTATTTTCTCCATTCTTTCAGGCCGACGTGGGAATTTCCCGAAAATACGGTGGTACAGGCTTGGGGCTTGTGATTTCTAAAAATCTTGTAGAAATCATGGGAGGCACCTTAGAAATGAAGAGCCTGGCCGGGCGCGGAACCACCTTTCGAATTCTTCTGCCCCACCGTCCCGACACCACGACACATCTTGAAAAGAAGCCCTCGCCTTCGGCGGCCTGGAACACGCGATTTCCGAATAAGCGCTTCAATATACTTTTGGTTGACGACTCCGAAGACAATCGCGTGCTGATCATTCACTATCTAAAGAACCTCCCCTTCGACTGCGACGAAGCCGTCAATGGCCAAGAAGCCGTGGAAAAGTTTAAACAAAAACGCTATGACTTGATCTTTATGGATATGCAAATGCCGATCATGACCGGTTACAAGGCCACGGAAACCATTCGTCATTGGGAATCCGAGAGGAAATGGTCTCACACCCCGATTATCGCTTTGACGGCAACCGCGGTCGTGGAAGATTTGAAACGCACGCTGGCTTCGGGATGCGATGCCTATGTGGTGAAGCCAGTAAAAAAAGCCGAGATCGTGCAAATCCTGGCTCAGAGTTTAACGACAAAGTCTCCCTTTAAAGAAGACTTCAGTGAGCCACCGGCCCCCACGATGTGA